The sequence below is a genomic window from Candidatus Saganbacteria bacterium.
GATCAGCCCCCAAGGGTCTTTGACCATCCAAGAAGGCATTAAAAATATCGTGATAGCGGGGATGGGCGGTTCGGCGATAAGCGGCGATATCACCGCAAAACTTCTCGAAGATAAGGCCGATATCCCCGTAAGCGTGATAAGGAATTACGACCTGCCGGAATATGCCGGCCCCTCAAGCCTGGTGTTCGTCCTGAGCTATTCGGGAAACACCGAGGAGACGCTTTCCGCTTTCGAACAGGCCTCTAAAAAAAAGGCATCCATAATCTCGGTCACGTCGGGAGGCGCCCTCAAGGAAAGATCAGCTTCAAATAAAATCCCTATGTTCCTGATCCCGTCCGGGCTTCCCCCGAGGGCATCGATGCCTTATCTTCTGGTGCCCGTGCTCAGGGCTCTTAGCATTTGCAAAATGATGCCGGATATAGATCCTCAGATCGAAGAAGCCGTCTCGGTGCTTAAGGCGATGCGTTCAAAGCTTGACACGGGGAATGTATTTGAAAAGAACCCGGCAAAACAGGCCGCGTCTAAGCTCAAGGGAAAGTTCCCTCTCATATTCGGCACTCCTTCGGGCAGCGGAGTCTCCGCGTTCAGATGGAAAACGCAGCTTTCGGAAAACTCAAAGACCACCTCGGTCTGCAACACTTTCCCGGAACTGGACCATAACGAGATAGTCAATCTCGGAGAACTGAAAAAAGGTAAAAATAATTATTGCCTTGTCCTGCTGAGAAACGGAGCTGACAGCGAGAGGATGGTCCTGAGGATAAATGCCACAAAAAATATTGTTTCAAAAGGCATCGATGAGATCATCGAGGTCCCGTCCGAAGGGGACGGCCGGCTTTCAAGGATGCTTTCGCTGTGTTACTTCGGCGACTGGGTAAGCGTTTATCTCGCGGTCCTCAACGGGACCGATCCAACGCCGGTCCATTCGATAGACAGGTTAAAGAAGGAGCTTTCGGCATAGATGAAAGCAATAATAATCGCCGGAGGGCTCGGCACGCGGCTCAGGCCGCTCACTTATAACAGGCCCAAACCGATGGTCCCGGTGATGAACAAGCCTTTCATCGTCCACCAGATCGAGCTGTTGAAAAAATTCGGCATCACCGAAATAATACTCAACCTCCATTATCTTTCAGACAACATGGCGTTGATGCTCGGTGACGGGGCCGATCTCGGCGTAAAATTATTTTATTCTATCGAAAAAAATCCGCTCGGTACGGCCGGAGCAGTCAAGAACGCAGAGGAATATCTAGACAAAGACGACATAGTCGTCTTTAACGGCGACGTCCTCGCGGATTTTAACATCGCGGAAATAATCGCTTTTCACAAAGAAAAAAAAGCAAAGGTGACGCTGACCCTAACCTCCGTCGAAGACCCCACGCCTTTCGGGCTCGTCCTGGCCGATGAGAGCGGCAGGGTCACTAAGTTCGTTGAAAAACCGAGCTGGCAGATGGTGACGGCAAAGACAATAAATGCCGGGCTTTATGTGATGAACCCCTCGGTATTCAAGTCCGTGCCGAAAGGCAGGCCGTATTCTTTCGAGAGGGAGCTTTTCCCGAAGCTTCTTGACAGCGGCGAAAAAGTCTATGCCGTTGTCTCAAAAGACTACTGGCTCGATATCGGAAGCCCGCAGAAGTACATGCAGGCCCACAGGGACATCCTGAACGGAGATATCCATGTGGTCATAGACGGAGAAAGGGTCGGCGGCAATATCTGGATAGCGCACGGCTCTGTAATCGACCCGTCGGCAAAGCTCCACGGGCCTTTGATGGTGGGGAAAAACGCGAACATATCAAGCAATGCCAGGTTGAACCAGTTTTCCGTCATCGGAGAGAACGTCAGGATACTCGAGGGAGCTTATGTGGAAGATTCGGTGATACTCAGGAATTCGATAATCGGCAAAGACGTCAAACTCAAAGATTGTATAATAGGTGAGAACTGCATAATCGAGGATTTTGCGGAGGTCGGCATGGGAGTCGTCCTGGCGGATTATTCCATCGTAAAAAAAGGGTCAAAGCTGGCATGAAAAAAGAAGAAGCGGCCGTAAAAAAGATAATCGCCGATGTCGAATTGACGGGCGACAAAGCGCTGGTGAAATATGCTAAAAAATTCGACAAAGTCAGCCTTTTACCTGAAGATTTCAGAGTGACGGCAGGAGAGATCGACGAGGCTTACAAAAATGCCGGCAGGGAATTCTTATCCGCGATAAAGACCGCGGAAAAAAATATCAGGGCTTACCACGAGAAGCAAAAACCTTCGCAGTGGTTCGAAACAACGGCTGATGACGCGATCTTAGGCCTGCGCTCTATCCCGCTGGAGAGCGCGGGGATATATGTTCCCGGTGGCAGAGCGGCTTATCCTTCCTCGGTCCTGATGAACGCGATACCCGCCCGGATTGCCGGCGTCAAAAGGATCGCCATGGTCACGCCGTGCGGAAAAGACAAAAAAATAAATATCCATGTGCTGGCCGCGGCGAAACTTATGGGAATAAGCGAGATATACAGGATCGGAGGCGCCCATGCGATAGCGGCCCTGGCTTTCGGGACAAAAAGCATACCGAAAGTCGATAAGATAGTCGGCCCGGGAAACATCTATGTGACGCTTGCGAAGAAACTTCTGTACGGTACCGTCGGCATAGACAAGCTCGCGGGGCCGAGCGATGTCGTCATCATAGCTGACGGGAGCGCGGACGTAAGGTTTGTCGCGGCGGACATGGCCTCGCAGATAGAGCACGACCCGATGTCGTCGGCGGTGCTGATAACCCTGTCAAAAGAGACCGAGAGGGATGTAAAACATCAGTTAAAAAAACTCGGTGCCGTTAAAGGATCAAAATTCATCATCGCGAAAGACCTTGACGAGGCCGCGCGGTTCTCTAATAAGATCGCTCCGGAGCATCTGGAACTGATGGTAGCGGTACCGCAGAAGCTTCTTGAAAAAATAAAGAACGCGGGCGCCGTCTTTTTAGGCCCGTTCTCTCCTGTCGCGGTCGGGGATTATATCGCCGGGCCCAACCACGTGCTTCCGACGGGAGGCAGCGCGCGGTTCTCATCCCCTCTCTCGGCCGGCGATTTTGTGAAGCAGCAGAGCGTGATAGGTTATACAAAGTCCGCTCTCAGCAGGGCCAGGAAAGATATAAAGGTCCTCGCGGGCGTCGAAGGATTAAAGGCTCACGCGGCTTCCGTCGAGATCAGGTTCAAATAAACTTTCTTTTTATCCTGTTGAGGAGTTCAAGGGGATTGTCTTTTACCGCTTTTATCGCTTCCGCGTCATCAAGCCCGCTCTCTTTGGCGATATCGAACGCTTTTTCCTGTGTCAGAAAATCATCCGGGCCGTGGGCGTCGGTATTCACCAGAAGTTTTGCTCCGGCCTTAAGTGCCATGTTCGCGACATGCCTGTTCGTCTCTTTATGAGCGGGTTTTGAGGAAAGCTCAAGGCAGACATTGTTCTTAGCGGCGAGAATCGCGTCCTCCTCGGTAATATACCCGGGGTGCGCGAGAATATCTATGATGTCATATTCACTGACCGCGGCGTGATTGGTGCCTTTCATGACCGGCTCGGACGGAGTTTCCCCGTGGCAGACGATCAGCCTCGCGCCAAGCGTCCTTGCGTATTGCGCGAAACCGACAACTAATCTCGGGTCCACATGGGTGATCTCGATCCCGGGGATGAAATCTATATCAAGCAGTCCCGCCTGTTTTTCGGTGAAGCGCAGAAGCTTTGAGATCACGGATTCCACGTTCGAATAATCGACATGGTCCGTTATCGCGAGCGCCTGAAACCCGAGATTTGAGGCATAGCGCGCGGCTTCGCTAGGAAGCAGCATCCCGTCGCTCAAAAGCGAGTGGGTATGGAGATCTATACGTTTGCCGAGGTCTTTCATTTCAAGAAAATGATAACATATAATAGAGTAATAAGACCAGCCCTCACCCTTCCCTCTCCCAGCCCTTCGGCAGGCTCAGGGCGAGAGGGAGAGGGTAGGGGTGAGGGTTAGAAAGATATATTCATGGAAGAAAACGAAATTATCAGGTTAAAAATAGATTCCTTCTCATCGGACGCCAGCGGCGTGGCGCGTCTGAACGGGATAGCGGTCTTTGTGGAAGAAGGTGTCCCGGGAGACGAAGTGGAAGCGGAGATAACCGTTCTGAAAAAAAATTATGCCAAAGCAAAGACCTTAAAGATAATAAAATCCTCGAGCGACAGGACCGAACCCCCGTGCAGGTATTTCCACCTCTGCGGCGCGTGCCAGATGCAGCACATAAAATACCCGGCTCAGCTGAAATATAAGACTCAGATAGTAAAGGACAATATAAAAAAAATAGGAGGATCGCCTCCGGAAATAGTCGCGGACGCGACAGGAGCCGAAAATTTATGGGGATACAGGAATAAGATGCAATACCCTGTCCGCCAGAGGCGGATAAGTCAAAAGTCAAATGATATTGATGTCGGATATTACAAAAAAGGGACACATGAGGTGGTTGATATTGATGAGTGCATCGTGCTGCATCCGTTCTTAAATAAGATCGCTTCAGCCGCAAGAAAAGCGATAAAAGATTTTCGCGTACCTGTATACGATGAGGACAGGGGCAGGGGGCTTGTGAGGCACATACTTGCAAGGGCGGGATTCAGGACAAGGGAAGCGCTTCTCTGTTTCATCATCAACGGCGATGAAATGCCGGGAGGGAAAAATATCGCGAAAGCGATGCTGGACGACCTTGACCGGAAGGAAAACGAATTCAAACTGAAAGGGATCGTTCTGAATTCTAATAACAGGCGGACAAATGTGATACTCGGCGAAAAGACGCGGCAGGTCTGGGGAACGGACAGGATCAAAGAAGACCTCGGCAGCCTGAGGTTCAATATTTCCGCGGCGTCTTTCTTCCAGATAAATCCGGCGCAAACGGAAGTGCTCTATAATACCGTGAAAGAGTTCGCCTCATTGACGGGAATAGAATCAGTGATAGACGTCTACTCCGGGACAGGTTCAATATCTCTTTGGCTCGCGAAAGACGCGAAAGAAGTCTACGGCATAGAGGAAGCGGAAAGCGCCGTCGGGAACGCGAAAGAAAATGCAGGGATAAACAACATCAAAAATGTTTTCTTTAAATGCGGGGAGGCGGGGAGGACGCTTAAGATGTTCAAAGAAGCGGGGTTCAAGCCCGATTTGGTAGTTTTAGACCCGCCAAGGTCCGGATGCTGCAATACCGTCCTTGAAAGCGTCAAAAATATGTCCCCTAAAAAATTGATCTACGTGTCCTGCGATCCCGCGACGCTTTCAAGGGACCTGAAAATATTGAACGACAGGTACGAGGTCAAAAGGATACAGCCTGTCGACATGTTCCCGCAGACGGTGCACATCGAGTGCGTGGCGCAGCTGCAGAAGAAAAATTGACCGGAACCCCACATTTTTTCTTTATATACTGGCAAAATCTATCAAAAAACATATTGACTTCATATAGTTTTCACGTATAATCAAAATATACTGGTTTATATATCAGCAAAATACTAGGAGTTTTGCTTGAAAAACGATCCGCAGAATAAAGATCACGAGAATTATCAAATTCCGAGAGCTCTAGAATATTTATTCAATATAAATAGATATATCAGTGGATTTTCTTTCTCAAAAGCGGTTTTCTTCACTATCATCTTATTAAATATATTAATAAACAGCCTGTATGCTTCACAAAATATATCAAAGACTGTTGATTATATCCTAACAAACTTCAAGAAAACGGAAATAGCGGCTAGGTTATCACATGTGAAGGAAGATTCCTTTGTAAAAAAAGGTAAAGTATTCACATACAACACAAAACATGGATATCTCGGTTCGTCACAAAGTGAAAACACGTTAAAGCCGGCGGAAAAGCAGGCGCTTGAAGCGCTGGCAAAAAGGGACGGGGCGGGAACAGACGCAGGAACAGAATACACCGTCAACAAAAGATATTTAGGCGGTTATACCATACAAAAAGACGGTAAGAGTATCTCGATAAAACCCGCCAACTTAATAAACAATCCAAACACTGTGCTTGAAGGCGGCAATCTCGTTTATAAAAACGTTCAAAGACAGACGGACGTGATCTATGTGCCGGGTCCTGAAGGATTTGAAGAAGTCTATCTGATAAAGAAGGACAGCGGGCAAAGGATCATAAGGGAGATCAAATCCTCAACAGGAAAAGCTGCTGTTGGTGAAAAAGGACAGATATCAATTTGCGGGATGACATTGACAAGTCCGGTGATATTTGACGCTAAAGGAAAAAGGGTCGAAGGAAGATTTGAGAAAGTAAAAGGGCAAGATAACAGGTTCGAGATATCGTTTAACAAAACAGGTCTTGAATACCCGATACTGATAGACCCGACATGGAGAAGCGCGAATAGTTTAAGTACAGCAAGATATTATCATAGTGCAACGCTTCTTCCCAACGGCAAAGTGCTTGTGGCGGGAGGAACCGGCGCAGGAGCTTCCTGTGAAATATTTGATCCGGCAACAGGAGCATGGACAAGTACAGGAAATTTAACTTTTTCAAGAGGGGATCACACAGCAACGCTTCTTCCCAACGGTAAAGTTCTTGCGGCAGGGGGATGGGGATATGGTGTCGGGCATGTACTATCTTTCTGCGAGGTATATGATCCGGCGACAGGGGCCTGGGCAAGCACCGGAGGTCTAAACACGGCAAGATATGTCCATACGACCACGCTTCTTCCCAACGGTAAAGTACTTGTGACGGGAGGGTCAACAGGAAGCTCAATGATAAGCTCCTGTGAGCTGTATGATCCGACAACAGAGAGCTGGTCGATCACGGGGAATTTAGGGACAGCGAGAGATGAGCACACTGCAACGCTTCTTTCAAACGGGAAGGTGCTTGTGGCGGGCGGAAATAACGGAGGTACATTATTTTCCTGTGAAGTATATGATCCTGCGGCAGGGACCTGGTCAGGCACAGGAAGTCTGATAACTGCAAGATTTCGCTTCTCAGCTACATTCCTGCCGAATGGTAAAGTGCTTGCGGCCGGCGGGCTAACAGATTCTGTATACCTAACTTCATGTGAGGTATATGATCAATCGACAGGGACATGGTCAAGTACAGGGACTTTAAGCGTGGCAAGGTCCGGACACTCAGCAACGCTTCTTCCAGACGGTAAAGTTCTAGTAACTGGCGGACAAACAACAGGAGCAGGCAGGTTATCCTCGTGTGAATTGTTTGATCCGGCGTTAGGTACATGGTCAAGTGCAGGAAGTTTAAGTGCGGCAAGAACCGACCACACTGCAACTCTTTTGCCTAACGGGAAAGTATTTATCGTGGCGGGATTAGATGTCGGTATTTTAAATTCCTGTGAATTCTATGACCCGGCACTCGGGACCTGGGCAGGCACGGGAAACTTGGCCAGTGGAAGGGAAATCCACGCGGCAACGCTCCTGCCCAACGGGCAAGTACTTGTGATGGGGGGATATAGCGGAAGTTATAAGTCCTCCTGTGAATTATATACCCCGACACTCGAGACTTGGGCAGGTACGGGAGGTATGGCTAATACAAGAGGTTATTTCACGGCAACACTTCTGGCCAACGGAAAAGTCCTTGTGGCGGGCGGGTTGAATACAGTTGCCGGTTTTTTAAATTCCTGTGAATTATATGACCCGTCAAAAGGGACCTGGGCAGGCACGGGAAATTTAGGCACGGCAAGATATAATCACACAGCAACGCTGCTGGCCAACGGAAAAGTCCTTGTGGCGGGCGGGATAAATACTAATAAGCTTACTTCCTGTGAAGTATATGACCCGTCAACAGGTTTGTGGACAAGCACGGGGAGTTTAGGCACGGCAAGATATAATCACACGGCAACACTGCTTCCCAGCGGAAAAGTCCTTGTGGCTGGAGGTGTAACAACGCTTACCTCCTGTGAAGTATATGATCCGACAGCAGGTACGTGGGCAGGCACAGGGGTTTTAGGAACTGGAAGACAGAGTCACACGGCAACACTACTTACCAACGGAAAAGTCCTTGTGGCGGGGGGAGATAACGGGGCCATCCCTTCTTATATCTCCTGTGAATTATATGACCCGACGGCAGGGACCTGGGCAGGCACGGGGCCTTTAAGCACGGGAAGAGTTAATCACACGGCAACGCTTCTACCCGACGGAAAAGTCCTTGTAGCGGGGGGATATGATGGCGGTTCATTTTTTACTTCCTGTGAAGTGTATGATCCGTCAACAGCTACATGGACGAGCGCAGGAAGTTTAGGCACGGCAAGATATAATCACACGGCAACACTACTTACCAACGGAAAGGTCCTTATGGAAGGCGGGGCAGGTTCAGATTTTTATGCTTCCTGTGAATTAGCAAGATACACGGAATATGATTACACAGCATACTCCAACATGCAGCCGGTCATTTCTACAGTTGGAGGTTCGTCCGCGTTTCCGGTAAGAGTTGCACCTAATGCGGCTTACACTATAACCGGTACGGGGTTCAAAGGGATCTCGGAATCCTCCGGAGGATCGTATCTGACTTCACCGACGAATTATCCGAGATTGTACTTGCAGTTTGCCGATTCAGGAGGGAATTCTTTTCAAGGACCTTCCGGGAATCTTCTTGACAAAACAGAAACAGTGTATCCGATGATATCCTCGAAATGGCAGAACGCGGATACTTCAATATCGTTCACAACGCCCAGCGATCTGCCGGAGGGATATTATCTTTTGACCGTAAATGCAAACGCAGTCCCGTCGGATTCAAAACTCGTATATTATTCAACGAGTTCCGGGTCGAACACAAAGACAGTCACCACGGAAGTGATAGGTTCAAACGGTACGATAGATGCGTACGGAACGGTTGAAGTGGCAAGCGGGTCTGTCAATACATTCACTGTCACGGCGAACACCGGGTATTACATAAGGGACGTGAAAATAGATAACATTTCAACGACTGACGCGCTGAGCACGTCATATGCGTATACATTTGAAGCCGTCACTACCGATCACACGATACAGGCGTCATTTGAAGTAAGCGGGATAAGGGTCTGGGACGGAGGAAGTACGACAAGTTGCAGCTGGAACGATCCGCTTAACTGGACCGGTAACACGACGCCGGATGCTTCGACCAGCGCGTCATTTGACGCGACAAGCACGAAGGTCTGCACGATAGGAGCGGACGCGACAGTGAAAGATATTTATATCACAGCCGTTTACACCGGCAATATCTCTCAGGAAGCGAACCTGACGATAAACGGGACATACGAACAAACGGGAACTGCCAGGTTTATATGCGTATCTCCCGATACGCCGCGCACCTTCACCTGCGAAAGTTTCAGCATACCTGATACTGCAGGCACATTCATGCGGTTCACGGGAGCGGGGACGGACGCAGTCCCGTACATGATCTATGACGTGTTTGGGCTGCAGGCCATGAAGCAGTATTTGAATGATTCAAATATCAATTTCAAATTGAACGGAACAATAGAAGCATCGGTGACTTCAAACTGGAACAGCGGGCAGGGGTGGATTCCGGTAGGTAATGACCCTAATTATTTCCAAGGCAAGTTCAACGGCAACAACAAGACAATAAACGGACTGTACATAAACAGTCCTTCTACTAATAATGTTGGTCTATTCGGAAATTGTTCCGGAGAGGCGGTGATACAGGATGTTGGAATGACCGGCGTGAGCGTGACGGGGCAAGAATATACAGGTGCTCTGGCGGGGTATATCACATTATCAACTATAAGCAACAGCTATATAATGGGTAATGTTACAGCAACATCAACAAATAATGGCGGCCTAGTGGGAATCGCCTTTAGTTCTTCAATAAATAATTGCTATATGACGGG
It includes:
- a CDS encoding histidinol phosphate phosphatase domain-containing protein — translated: MKDLGKRIDLHTHSLLSDGMLLPSEAARYASNLGFQALAITDHVDYSNVESVISKLLRFTEKQAGLLDIDFIPGIEITHVDPRLVVGFAQYARTLGARLIVCHGETPSEPVMKGTNHAAVSEYDIIDILAHPGYITEEDAILAAKNNVCLELSSKPAHKETNRHVANMALKAGAKLLVNTDAHGPDDFLTQEKAFDIAKESGLDDAEAIKAVKDNPLELLNRIKRKFI
- a CDS encoding NDP-sugar synthase, with protein sequence MKAIIIAGGLGTRLRPLTYNRPKPMVPVMNKPFIVHQIELLKKFGITEIILNLHYLSDNMALMLGDGADLGVKLFYSIEKNPLGTAGAVKNAEEYLDKDDIVVFNGDVLADFNIAEIIAFHKEKKAKVTLTLTSVEDPTPFGLVLADESGRVTKFVEKPSWQMVTAKTINAGLYVMNPSVFKSVPKGRPYSFERELFPKLLDSGEKVYAVVSKDYWLDIGSPQKYMQAHRDILNGDIHVVIDGERVGGNIWIAHGSVIDPSAKLHGPLMVGKNANISSNARLNQFSVIGENVRILEGAYVEDSVILRNSIIGKDVKLKDCIIGENCIIEDFAEVGMGVVLADYSIVKKGSKLA
- the hisD gene encoding histidinol dehydrogenase; translation: MKKEEAAVKKIIADVELTGDKALVKYAKKFDKVSLLPEDFRVTAGEIDEAYKNAGREFLSAIKTAEKNIRAYHEKQKPSQWFETTADDAILGLRSIPLESAGIYVPGGRAAYPSSVLMNAIPARIAGVKRIAMVTPCGKDKKINIHVLAAAKLMGISEIYRIGGAHAIAALAFGTKSIPKVDKIVGPGNIYVTLAKKLLYGTVGIDKLAGPSDVVIIADGSADVRFVAADMASQIEHDPMSSAVLITLSKETERDVKHQLKKLGAVKGSKFIIAKDLDEAARFSNKIAPEHLELMVAVPQKLLEKIKNAGAVFLGPFSPVAVGDYIAGPNHVLPTGGSARFSSPLSAGDFVKQQSVIGYTKSALSRARKDIKVLAGVEGLKAHAASVEIRFK
- the rlmD gene encoding 23S rRNA (uracil(1939)-C(5))-methyltransferase RlmD; this translates as MEENEIIRLKIDSFSSDASGVARLNGIAVFVEEGVPGDEVEAEITVLKKNYAKAKTLKIIKSSSDRTEPPCRYFHLCGACQMQHIKYPAQLKYKTQIVKDNIKKIGGSPPEIVADATGAENLWGYRNKMQYPVRQRRISQKSNDIDVGYYKKGTHEVVDIDECIVLHPFLNKIASAARKAIKDFRVPVYDEDRGRGLVRHILARAGFRTREALLCFIINGDEMPGGKNIAKAMLDDLDRKENEFKLKGIVLNSNNRRTNVILGEKTRQVWGTDRIKEDLGSLRFNISAASFFQINPAQTEVLYNTVKEFASLTGIESVIDVYSGTGSISLWLAKDAKEVYGIEEAESAVGNAKENAGINNIKNVFFKCGEAGRTLKMFKEAGFKPDLVVLDPPRSGCCNTVLESVKNMSPKKLIYVSCDPATLSRDLKILNDRYEVKRIQPVDMFPQTVHIECVAQLQKKN
- a CDS encoding bifunctional phosphoglucose/phosphomannose isomerase, with amino-acid sequence MNTLDDPKKFRKTDKSDMAGLVGRFPEMMEDALKISPQGSLTIQEGIKNIVIAGMGGSAISGDITAKLLEDKADIPVSVIRNYDLPEYAGPSSLVFVLSYSGNTEETLSAFEQASKKKASIISVTSGGALKERSASNKIPMFLIPSGLPPRASMPYLLVPVLRALSICKMMPDIDPQIEEAVSVLKAMRSKLDTGNVFEKNPAKQAASKLKGKFPLIFGTPSGSGVSAFRWKTQLSENSKTTSVCNTFPELDHNEIVNLGELKKGKNNYCLVLLRNGADSERMVLRINATKNIVSKGIDEIIEVPSEGDGRLSRMLSLCYFGDWVSVYLAVLNGTDPTPVHSIDRLKKELSA